The sequence gtgtatatatatatatatatatatatatatatatatatatatatatatatatatatatatatatatatatatatatatatatatattatatgtgtatatatgtgtgtgtgtgtgtgtgtgtgtgtgtgtgtgtaatatatatgtatatatgtaatttataaaactCCTTTCAACACCATCTGTCATTAAGATTTAGAATGGCACTTTCTGTTTTAAAGGCTGATCTTGTATGATTCAGGGTTTGTGCTCTTAGGTCACTTCCAAATCAAAAGAGCTAATCCTTATATTCCATCCTGACATTCAACCCTTCTTTATGGCAGATGAGGAGATTGTCAGATCAGGAAATTCATGTCAGGAACAAAGGTGGATTTTTATATAAGAAGCGTACTTATATGACACTATGGAAACCATGCAGCTTTGAAACCAATACTATAACACTCTTACATAAAGCACATTGACGGTAAAATGGACCAGTAATGTCTTCAGAAGGAAATATCattatgctttaatatatatataattacttttttttttctgagtgttcTGATGTCTTTGCCTTTAGAACTCAGCTCAGGCGAGGAATTATCGTCTGAtggattgtttgtttttcatatctAGAGAAGACCTGCCCTTCTGTACCCAGAATTCTTCAGATTAAATTGAGCCACTCATTTATTCTGTCACAATCCCATTAATATTTGTCACTGATGTCACAGATAATAAGCCTGGACATCTTCAAAGGTCTGATATGAATACATGCTCTTTGTTTAGCTGGCGTCATGGTGATTACTATCATTGTGAAAAGCTTTAAAAGCCTGCTTTTTTCAACAAGACAGCATTGAATATAATAGAACTGAGTAATGGATTGTGACCCCCGTGTGTTTTGTAATTACTACAGGAAAATCTGCAAACAAAATATTCAGACACACATCTGAATTTACTTTATTGTgtaaaaagaggaaagaaaaatctACAAAGTAATACAAATGCGTGTTTGGGGGATAATAACATGGgctgttaaatttaattaaattatctcGGAAATAAACTCCATTGaaatatctttaataaaaataaaagagaaaagctAATACTAAATATTAGAGTTTGTGCTAACATAAACTAAGAGCTAAGACTTACTACTGTTCAGTGGGTATCACTGAGGCATATGAATACTAatgagtaaaaacaaatacaattaattaaaactaaaaatatcttaaatagtctTCTCATCCACCTCAATCACATAGCATAGTGATCTAGGTTGCTGTTCGACTTAATTAAATTCATTCCCCATGGTCTCTTTCTCATCTCTTGTAACTCAAACTAATTATTGGAGAAAGTAATGTACTCGGAATCACTggtgtcccatgatcctttgtgCTGTTGTGATGAATAGACTGCTCACTTTCCGTCCTATAGCCTCTAATATTCTCACTGAACTAGAAATATGTGTTAGACAGGTCTATTAGATACCTTTGCTTATGTTCTTCATGTAACTGATCTTAAACCCTGCAATAATGAAGCAAGGGGTTGAGGTATTAACTTTAAGTTACACTGCACCAACAGATCTGGATCAACtgacatttcaaattaaatacaagtaaaaaaacagTTCGCTGCTCTGTTGATCAGTTCATTTACAAGTGCAATTAAATaaggtttgtaaaaacaaaatatttattcatgtttgtgttAAACTGTGTAACTACGATCACTTTCAATGTATCATTTTAGTGTTTCGGGTTTGACAGAAACAAATTGTGGTGCTGTCGTGTAGTGGTGTAACAGTCATGTCtaaaagtatgaaataaatgGTGGGATAGTTCTAAAAATTAAGCTTCTGTAGATTTcaatcctgtatgactttctttactTAGCTGAAAATACAAGAagataatttgaaatatatttcaacTGTTGTTTGCccatacagtggggtccaaaacaacagcaaattaCTTTATGGATAAAAAATAGGGGTGCTGATTCTGAACGCGTCTCTCACTGACAAAGGAGTGtactttaaaggcttgtgcactcaactgtttgcaaaatggagctttgtgctcgTGTATCGTGCCGCTCTCATTCGGCACAcatccaaatattccataatatttccatattaacGATGTATCTGAAtgcaaaactattatttattatgtaaattataggctttgtacttcagtCGCATTCTAACTGTGACACAGAGGTGGGCGCGCTGATGTTTGGTtcgctgtattttattttgataaagtaccaaatgcgctgtcaagttagcaatgctggaactgatattttttgtgtctgtttgtgccGGCGCAATTACTTTAACTGttccttataccagcagaatcaacttaAAACACTCCGTCATTTATTGTCTTATTATTAATGCATCAGTGTaaaaggtctacttttatttgtgtacactcacaatgaaaatcattgtgcttttgtaaaataaagaaaacaaataggatcgAAAGATGtcgctttctgccatttgagtttcctttctgtgaacaaattaagcatgtcacaaaaatgaactgaaactcagcgtAAAGGCTACGTTACGTGtcacactgtttttttccccttgtttatctgttaactaaaaatatatatatttcaagtatttattccttgtatgtatatatggactgcagattttatatatataacattataatttaatataatatttagtattttcacatctaggtggaaaaattgtttcatttgtaCTACTgtgtgttcaaaataaatgaaaagaaaactagcatagtagatttttagtttttttcttgttgtaaCAAAATCGTATCGAACCGTGACCCCTGAACCAAGGTATGTACTGAACGGTGACATCTGTGTTCCTTTACACCCCTAATTAAAAACactagaaacatttttaaaaaatatctctgttttaaatcaattaaaataagtaaGGAACgatgtgaaaatgaaaactatCCCTTTACAGCCAGAAATATGCTTTATGCAAGTACATGAATGCAGACATTTTGCCTTTAAACCGATGTGTTAAGCTAAGTTGTTATCAAGAGTGACTTATATCAAGATTTTGGTTAAACTGTTGCTCCGCCATAACAGTAGATTTAGATATAGCGCCACTTGAGGCAATGATGAGAAAACGCATTTGCGTTGAACAGTCTATCGTAGCCAGAAGCATCTGCCTTCATGTACATGCATAGACCATTTTTTCGGTCCTAGAAGTGCAtttgtaaatttttgtttatgttgggTGAGTCTTCTTGGActtatactgacacctattgGTGTGAATGCAGAATTATGCAAATTCAGATGTTTTCAGTTTTAGAAATGCATTATCAGCCATGACTAACTAATTTCATTAGTGAAATTGTCCATTAAGTCAGTATTATtctgctggtcatgtgatctcaacatggcagCCCCCAAATTTGTTTGGTCTACCAGTATGACTAAGAATCTCACGTGAGTGTACATGATTtagtcaaaattaaaaattttcatctgtaaaacattttaatgaggaaaaattaCTAAGAGCATCGTTTAATGTTGTTATTCCTGATTATATTATGTGTGTGAGAATAATTTCTAATCAGAGTTCAGCCTCTTATGGTTTAGGATTGTGTGTTATGTAAATTTACAGGGATAAGAATGAAGTATTCATGCTTTGTGACCAAAAATAGGCATCGGTGTATAGCTAAAGGCTGTGTAGagtgatattatgatattatttccCTGTACTGTATGACTGTGTGTAACCGAAGAGCTCCACACACAGGTATTGCTGTATTGTTTAGCTGACCGAACAGCCGTGTGTGTGCGTTTAGCTGAATGCTGGGTTGTGGGTTCCTGACAGAGGTGTTGGTGGTGTATATTTTCCTCTCAGCAGTGACAGAGACAGGAAGAAGAAACACATGCTCATAACGGCGAGGATCGCGATGGCAGAAATCAAGGCGCTTGTCACTGAATTCATTTTGAATGGAGGGCTGTTTAACTgtgctgaaaaacacacacacacacacatacatacacagagtGTTATGAAGACTTCTTATAATATATAACCCACCATTCAAACTCTATCACATGCTTTTTCTTTCAGTCCTCTTGTTTATTTCTTGATAACACCACCTGCTTTTACTATCTATTAACTTCTCTCTGTCAGAAACCCTCCGAATCATCATTATTTTGGTCATGGTTTTAAGCCTATATTTTCTGGGAGGAAGTAAAGCATGCTTTTTTCCTCCATCAGAAACGCTACAGTTCTGAGAAAGAAAGATTTAGCTTCCTTTTAAAAGGtctaaaatggaaaacaaagcaAGGCTTACCTATCTGGGAATTATTGGTGGGAGTTTCATCTGTGGACAGATGAAAATTGTTTTAGTAAGATGAGCACACTTATTGCCTTAAAGTGCTAAATCATGTCACATAACAGGCTCAATATGAAAATTAGCGTTAGTGAAATCATGCGCTACCAAGACGAGCTGCATAAACACTACATTACAGTTCATATCGTACCACTTCGGGTGATGATGGGCCCGGCAGTCATGACCGCATTGTCAGAGGCCATGGCAGTTCTTTCTGACACGTTCCTTTTCTTCCTCTTACCACAGATCTGTCATAAACACAGTTCCAGTAATAAagtttatttgcttttaataacAGAAAACGAAGCATATTATTACAACTAGAACTAAAAGTTTCAGAACTAAATATGTTTTCCTTGTAAATTCTTATTACTTTCACTAGACTGTTTTTAATTCCTATTATTGATGGGATAGTGACTCTTATTATATCCTCAGCATAAACTAAAGGCAGTAAAACCAATACTACCATGACacatttacagtttaatattttttcacataattgTTTTGcattactggattttttttaaatttttttttttattgctgttaagttttgtttcttttttttctaaatgaaactCAAATATACCATAGATAGTTTCaaagattttagaaataaaaatgtgtatcacgatttcttcaaaaatactgagcagtacaactgttttcaacattgataataataataaatattttttgagcaccaaatcatcatattagaataattcctgaaggatcatgtgacactgaagaaaattcTACTTTGCTATCACATGAacaaattagctttttaaaatattttttaaatagaaaatagttactttaaattgtattaatactttacaatattactgttttactgcatttttgatcaaataaatggtaaGCAGAagatgcttctttaaaaaaataaatatataaaattgctgACCCCaaatttatgcacattttattttattttttttaaagaaataatctttcctagtagtagtagcagcagcaGAAGTAGCagttgtagtaataataataataataatatagtgcaataataataactgaataattaaaacaatatatattgtcGCAATGTAAAAATAGGTAACactacttaaagcctttatatataatgcactaTACAAATTAGTAGTATTACTCCATTAATtgtgccttgtaatgcacctaaTAATGCCTTGTATAATCTCATGAtgaattgtaaccacagttaaaatacattataatacttaccTATATAATTGTTACAACTttagaaaatataatgcattaaaacataaaacaaacaaacagcttagGCATTTTAACTtaggttacaattatttatgaaaagatacaataattttaagtttggttatttttatttatgttaagattgtatttgaaagtatataatgcatttataatttattattaattttgtattttattaaagtgtTATCAAAAAATACGATTTTTGGATAGCAGGGGGCAGTCGTCGGAGCGACACAGCTTGGTCACACAGTGCAGAAAGACAGTGGACATTTTCTGGTTCTTGTGCTTGACAAAGCGGAACACCTCGAAGGAAAAGCGGCCCATCTGGCTCTTCCCATTCTCAAACACTGTTGTCTGCGGGTCCTTATCACATCTGCTGGACCAGAGACAAGACACACCTAGCATTCAGCCTCAGTTCTAGTTAGACACACACATATGTGCAAGCACATCCAGAAAACATGGAATTACCCAAAGAAAAGGTCGTATCGGAGCTCATCATTAGGATTCCCAGAGGGAGTCGTGTAACAGTAGTCCATCAGAACATTCCACCTGTGGGGAGTGACATGCGTGAATCAGTCACTAAAACAAGGAAGACTGGATATGAAATGGCCCTATATGAGTAAACCACTGTTGTTTCATATAGAAGTCATGTGTCTTATCTCTACTCAGGACCCATAATAATCATTCCCATCCACTTAAGTGGCGCCTATCGCTGGCCCTAAACAAGGCCAGCATTGAGTCACTCAGCATTCTTCCTTTAATGGGCTAAACCAGTTCTGGATTTATCAGATATAAGAGAGGAGGTCATTTAGAGAAGTCCTTTAACATAGCAGTGACACAGTCCAAAGACCATAGACATTTGACCTCCATCAGATTTCATGCTTAACTCACCAATTAGACCGTTTCAGTGTCATATCTGCAGTATGTTTTGCATTTGGGCCTCCGTGCAAGATATTTTCCCAAGATATGCTTGTGTAATTGCAGTTTACCTCCTGTCTAGGTTAGTGGCTTTTACAGCGGCAAACACTCGCGTCTTCAGAGTAAGTCCAGACACTGGGATGGCAAGATGATGGACGTATGTCGAGTCTTAAACATTAAACACCAAAGGTTAGGATTCCACACACACTTGCTCAAAAATCTACTAGcatatagtctatattttactaaaatataaattgtagtaaaatgtgatcatttattttatatatatatatatatatatatatatatatatatatatatatatatatatatatatatatatatatatatatatatattaaattaaatatattcttatattgcattgtattattaaatataaaaaaaaaatctgcaaacatATACAGTTCTATATATCTATTTATGCAGTTCTatacaacaaatgaaaataaatctagataattataaatctttttagaaattaataattttttttccttcttataatttatttaaaaattatacaaaacttTGAAAGCCTCTACTGGaaacatgcaatatatatatatatatatatattatatatatatatataaaaatcaaagttATCTATTTATATAGAcctaaacaaatacataattagAAACTATGCTGATATTCCACATGTACTCACGTTGTATAGAAGTAAATTCAGTGTGCTCACAAAAGTGCCATTGCTGTCCTTCACTGATATCGCTGCAGCCGACCTTCGAACAAAAGAAGCTattaaaacatgataaatatattttgcagGCCAATTAAAGTCTGAAAGGAAAACTTGTGTAATAGTTTTTCCTGATTTACCATCTGATGTCCTTGTAATCAACCGTGCATTAGGTTTTACAGCATATTCGTTGTGCATACTAATTTAATTATGCCTCACAATTTAGCTCGTTAAAGCTTAACAATAAGTGCTAAACATTTTACAACATGCAATTTGGGACTGTTTTATCTTCCATCaaaatattgtgaataattcaGGATTAGTTTGCTATGTAACAGTGATAAAGTCGACTTACGAAGCAAGCTGTGTGTTGTTGACCAGGTATTCCAGAGGGTAACTACAGCTGAACTTGTAAAGCAGTCCTGGTAAGTAGCTGATGACCGTCGGGGGATCCGGAGTGTCAATGTATCCTGCTATATTCCCAATCTGGACCAAGGAGAGGTTCCCATAGGCGTTGGGCCCCTGAGCTGTGGTGACCTACAGACAAAAAGGCACTTAGGTGTGATTGCTCTTCCTAAAACTAATGTACCGTCACCTCCATAATCCTCAGCACTTTTATCACTGCCGGATCTCTGCTGTCACCCAACCAAAGCTAAATCCACCTTACCACAGATGTTCTTCATTTATAACAGACAAATTGACATAGAGAGGATACTGTCTCTCCAAACACAAGCTGTAGTTTAGCATTTACTGtaacaaatgtgtttttcttaCTAATGACTGAACCTGAAATTAAAGTTCTGGGCCATTTAGGGGCTAATGTGAATAAAACATTCTGTCATGGGTCAGTGCCCTCCATGTAGGCCTTTAAAAATGGTGAAAACTGGTGTCTTACCACAAGTGAGTTTCCACAGGCCTCCAGCGTGCTGAGACTGATGCTGAACAGCACGACTGTTGGGAACGTGTTGTTGTTGATGAACCCTCGGCAGTGGGCATCGCCGTGACGCCCGTTCAGTGCCAGGTCAGTGTCGGTATAGCCAGAGAAAAGCACCGGGCAAAAATTAATCTTCAGCGTTATGGTTTGCACTCCACAATACACACTGATGTCCCGCTCAGCTGTTGAGAGAGATTCAAATATCATTAATTCCAGTTCATTGATCAAATGCTTGCACAAAAAAGCAAGCGTTCACTCACCGGGGAAGCGGCTGTGGAAGCTGGCATCACAGTTGAACCCATTGAATTGCGCATCCACTATGAAAGTTTTACTTACAAGCAAAAGAATCACACACAAACGTTCCATTTCAGCGCCTGAGGAAGACAATGTATGAGCAATTTCTTTGGATTCATCAGAAAATGCTTCTTGTTCTGAAATGAGAGAAGAAATGCATGATTAGACTCGCTTCAAAAGATAATTCCACTGTATTGTTCTGTAATTATGCTATTAAATTGGAAGGAAAAGACAGAAAATGAGAAACACGATACTTTTGTTGGCGCTTCTGTTAAATTTGAAACCAATAATGAGCATGAATTGATCTGAAGTGCCAAATCTGTGAACAAATCAACctcaatttatgtatttaaaaagctACAAATCAACTCAAACTGTTCGCTTCCTGTAGGTATTTGTAAGTATGATGCTTTTACACAGAGTTCTGCGTCTTTCACCCTGACCTTGTCCTCTTTTGCCCTCCGTCTGCTCTAGCATCCCTCGCTCCGTTTCGGAAGACTCACCCGTTTCCCTGGCAGCTGTAGAATCAGCGGTACTCCATCTGTTCTCAGCTGCGACGCGAGACTGACTGGATTACCCAGCATCCCGGCAAAACCACTAGAAACACGGCCTTGCTTcaaggaaaaaaattaagcataagAGATTCATTATTTGTACACGTCAACAGCAAAAGAGCTGTCTGGGGGAACATGGGAAAGTCCATCAAAAGTGAATGTGTTATACAAATCCTTTCACGGGCCCAGAAACAT is a genomic window of Cyprinus carpio isolate SPL01 chromosome B10, ASM1834038v1, whole genome shotgun sequence containing:
- the LOC109098177 gene encoding zona pellucida-like domain-containing protein 1, producing the protein MERLCVILLLVSKTFIVDAQFNGFNCDASFHSRFPAERDISVYCGVQTITLKINFCPVLFSGYTDTDLALNGRHGDAHCRGFINNNTFPTVVLFSISLSTLEACGNSLVVTTAQGPNAYGNLSLVQIGNIAGYIDTPDPPTVISYLPGLLYKFSCSYPLEYLVNNTQLASSAAAISVKDSNGTFVSTLNLLLYNDSTYVHHLAIPVSGLTLKTRVFAAVKATNLDRRWNVLMDYCYTTPSGNPNDELRYDLFFGRCDKDPQTTVFENGKSQMGRFSFEVFRFVKHKNQKMSTVFLHCVTKLCRSDDCPLLVKICGKRKKRNVSERTAMASDNAVMTAGPIITRSDETPTNNSQIAQLNSPPFKMNSVTSALISAIAILAVMSMCFFFLSLSLLRGKYTPPTPLSGTHNPAFS